The following are from one region of the Amia ocellicauda isolate fAmiCal2 chromosome 1, fAmiCal2.hap1, whole genome shotgun sequence genome:
- the nhsl1b gene encoding NHS-like protein 1 isoform X2 — protein sequence MRKDRSSGSFRRDRKERTGSIPRALSWLNISSLSKQTRRLFRSSGELASRQQGEEEDDDDWVYTPLHRRGKADLKRAVSNLDDESKWTVHYTAPWHQQENVFLPTHRPACVEDLHRQAKVNLKTVLRECDKLRKDGFRSSQYYSQGPTFSTSNLSDSSLPDHEDNDKKSTVSSTEEEKLIYSMRPKTPLLGDVLDINVQAASWSKSLPLPTPEEKMRQQAQAVQADIIPINVTGETFDRQASIRRSLVNTDTVVRRPKKVKRRKTITGVPDNIQKELAGKGSSDFTRGHSMYIPGQYSTLGRIGSGHPSMRRSETRDSSCQTEELKIVPPSVRRIRAQKGQGIAAQMANFPSSSGSISTVSDSAGVIFVPQLNRDQRFHSLPRPGARVSLQSTDPPYSAACRPEDMSSSTLPRQIGKLQADETVVHLRNTPNTGTLPRPKSQEVRSFQNDVGTSPACVVSPHATYSTTVIPNATLPASAEIITLHTAQSSGQSNSQLKSISLYAADRPLSATGIKNQPAMKEEQQPSFTPATTPSRCDSAVSLSTGNNTETESQCSTLDGGRRCSIRDTRSESSYSDGSYQSRSTIPADQWIYDTPEDVLPKKPLTSSCSTPINHIYSSLERSSSKTDTSSLYSMDNDGYYTSMHIDSGLKARSHNGINITGRLRHSMYECRDHQSQDDRTSLHSDKSLSRSISLKKSKKPPLPPARTDSLRRKPGKKSNGPILNETLIATLQQSLQLGLKGKSGSSPSQSPSSDYDDPWVLRSRSQSSSVSAGSCGASAAGINVYSLCAVTPSQSETSSLRSEYDHWGYYMDYSAAPGDQLRPAGTSSACADPAPGEFSTRLPHSSQISLPQAQDTSVKPKTASSPDKVHRVTSPSSGYSSQSNTPTAGTPVPAFLRSMSPAGGRSKPKVPERKSSLLSVSSSSTSLSSNTSDTANNPPPHLPPPLPAPDLPTPTVPAPKTTGTPPSPPPPPHLPFPPTPLLSACTAPEHFPPPPAPLLLPQSPPPYSASYGFPPPPPEALLDFSTSLTHSPPPPPPPPLPSFALPPPPPPAPPLPSMVPPPAPPLNLKGLKDAMKPATASSMDSSLTMGKRPSSNQPGEAGKSLMPLITPKALQMVQLRSIKKPEKLETIPCDPQEIQDVSGSHKPLTPEKPRKQEPPPSLQLTPPLSPDTNSLHKVPTPVKKGQPSLSVDTVFSDTASDQVISNGQPEKPPFQDKLHIYSGSTHQPWLVAAVHGDAAESDMKSQTPETPLGNTNKEKPPVTLKKPKLSLIVPLPDHAQPVSGEEKVHSSKADVTQALSPQNGVSITTQNDELDNGPLRQVNSEEETDSGSSMPVAQTSEAFSLSEESRDVLQSPDDQEDEQTLSDDKNNSDGDGASSTTGSISSKDEENGEVFESNAGQSSPVPSCSGDVPDEMVTPTRPRTTEDLFAAIHRSKRKVLGRKESEEERSRGHSPSPPVTPTGGSPALTSLSRQPGSIQRSVRKSATSSDTFKALLLKKGSRSETSFRMSATEMLRCTDPRFQRSNSDSAAEMPDSPGPGGSPGRGKRSQEEWARSEGLLPRLSSASFSSTKYGRSRTPPSAASSKYNARNRISSSPMTVICEKEGEHSEAADPGYPTNVNGAARPEEPSPERRTAEQLDPTPVTHNDSPCQAQDSNGTLCEEGNS from the exons CGGTGTCTAACCTGGATGATGAGAGCAAGTGGACAGTGCACTACACAGCCCCCTGGCACCAGCAGGAGAACGTCTTCTTGCCCACCCACAGGCCGGCCTGCGTGGAGGACCTGCATCGGCAGGCCAAGGTCAACCTTAAGACCGTGCTGAGAG AATGTGACAAGTTACGAAAGGATGGCTTCCGCAGCTCCCAGTACTACTCCCAGGGACCCACCTTCTCCACCTCCAATCTGTCGGACAGCAGTCTCCCAGACCATGAGGACAACGACAAGAAG TCCACAGTATCGTCCACTGAAGAGGAGAAGTTGATTTATTCCATGAGGCCCAAAACCCCTCTGCTGGGAGACGTGCTCGACATCAATGTGCAGGCGGCCAGCTGGAGCAAGTCCCTGCCACTGCCCACTCCGGAGGAAAAGATGCGTCAGCAGGCCCAGGCGGTACAGGCTGACATCATCCCCATCAACGTGACAG GAGAGACCTTTGACCGCCAGGCCAGCATCCGGCGGTCATTAGTTAACACTGACACTGTGGTAAGACGTCCGAAGAAAGTCAAAAGGAGAAAGACAATTACAGGGGTCCCTGACAACATCCAAAAGGAACTAG CAGGGAAAGGAAGCAGTGATTTCACTCGAGGTCACTCCATGTATATCCCGGGTCAATACTCTACGTTGGGGAGAATCGGGAGTGGACACCCTTCCATGCGCAGGTCTGAGACGAGGGACTCCAGCTGCCAGACAGAGGAGTTGAAAATTGTGCCTCCGTCTGTGAGGAGGATCCGGGCACAGAAGGGACAGGGCATTGCTGCCCAGATGGCCAACTTTCCCAGTTCTTCGGGAAGCATCTCCACCGTCAGCGACAGTGCTGGAGTGATCTTCGTCCCACAGCTGAACAGAGACCAGCGCTTCCATAGTCTGCCTAGACCGGGAGCGCGGGTGTCGCTGCAGTCGACTGACCCACCCTACAGTGCGGCCTGCAGGCCTGAGGACATGTCCTCGAGCACCTTGCCTCGGCAAATCGGCAAACTGCAGGCAGACGAAACTGTGGTCCATCTCCGCAACACTCCCAATACTGGGACGCTGCCCAGGCCCAAGTCCCAGGAAGTACGAAGCTTCCAAAACGATGTAGGCACAAGTCCGGCCTGTGTGGTCTCCCCTCACGCCACCTACTCCACCACAGTCATCCCCAACGCTACGCTCCCGGCGTCAGCGGAGATCATCACCCTTCACACGGCGCAGAGCTCGGGACAATCAAACAGCCAGTTGAAGTCAATCTCCCTGTACGCAGCAGACCGGCCTCTCAGCGCCACAGGCATCAAGAACCAGCCGGCCATGAAGGAGGAGCAGCAGCCTTCCTTCACGCCCGCGACGACTCCCTCTCGCTGCGACTCAGCCGTGTCCCTGAGCACCGGCAATAACACGGAGACAGAGTCCCAGTGCAGCACTCTGGATGGAGGGAGACGCTGCAGCATCAGAGACACACGGAGCGAGTCCAGCTACTCAGATGGCAGCTATCAGAGCAGAAGCACGATTCCTGCCGATCAGTGGATTTACGACACACCTGAGGACGTCCTGCCAAAGAAGCCCCTCACCTCCAGCTGCTCCACTCCTATCAACCACATCTACAGCAGCCTGGAGAGAAGCTCCAGTAAGACAGACACCAGCTCCCTGTACTCCATGGACAACGACGGCTACTACACCTCCATGCACATTGACTCGGGCCTCAAGGCCAGGAGCCACAACGGCATCAACATCACGGGCCGCCTGAGACACAGCATGTACGAGTGCAGGGACCATCAGAGCCAGGATGACCGGACCAGCCTGCACAGCGACAAGTCTCTGTCACGCAGCATCTCTCTGAAGAAGTCCAAGAAGCCCCCCCTGCCTCCCGCCAGGACGGACTCCCTGAGACGCAAGCCGGGCAAGAAGTCCAATGGACCGATCCTGAATGAGACCCTGATCGCCACCCTgcagcagtccctgcagctcgGCCTGAAGGGGAAGAGCGGCTCCTCGCCCTCGCAGAGCCCCTCCAGCGATTACGATGACCCCTGGGTGCTGCGCTCTCGCAGCCAGAGCAGCAGCGTCAGCGCCGGCAGCTGCGGCGCATCGGCCGCCGGGATCAACGTGTACTCCCTGTGCGCCGTCACTCCCTCCCAGAGTGAGACCAGCAGCCTGCGCTCGGAGTACGAccactggggctactacatggACTACAGCGCGGCACCGGGTGACCAGCTGAGACCCGCAGGCACCTCCTCTGCCTGCGCTGATCCAGCACCAGGAGAGTTCAGTACCAGATTACCCCACAGCTCACAGATTTCTCTACCACAAGCACAAGACACCTCGGTCAAGCCAAAGACAGCCTCCTCCCCTGATAAGGTGCACAGAGTGACCTCTCCCTCGAGTGGCTACTCCAGCCAGTCCAACACGCCCACCGCCGGCACCCCTGTGCCCGCCTTCCTGAGGTCCATGTCCCCAGCCGGCGGGAGGTCCAAGCCCAAAGTGCCCGAGAGGAAGTCCTCCCTCTTGTCCGTTTCTTCCTCTTCCACTTCTTTGTCGTCGAACACTTCGGACACGGCAAACAACCCACCCCCGCACCTGCCTCCACCGCTGCCTGCGCCCGACCTGCCCACCCCCACAGTTCCTGCCCCCAAAACCACTGGCACACCTCCCTCCCCACCGCCGCCCCCTCACCTGCCATTTCCCCCAACCCCTCTCCTGTCTGCCTGTACTGCACCAGAGCATTTCCCTCCCCCGCCAGCCCCACTGCTGCTGCCTCAGAGCCCGCCCCCTTACAGCGCATCTTACGGCTTCCCTCCTCCGCCCCCTGAAGCTCTGTTAGACTTTTCAACCAGTTTGACCCACagtccacctcctcctcctcctcctcccttgccATCCTTTGCCCTcccaccaccacctcctcctGCTCCACCATTACCTTCCATGGTCCCACCACCAGCCCCACCGCTCAACCTTAAAGGCCTTAAAGACGCTATGAAACCTGCAACAGCTTCTAGCATGGACAGTTCTCTCACAATGGGTAAAAGACCCTCCTCCAATCAACCAGGAGAAGCTGGAAAATCTCTAATGCCTCTGATTACCCCTAAAGCCCTGCAGATGGTGCAGCTGAGGTCTATCAAGAAGCCTGAAAAATTGGAAACAATCCCTTGCGATCCTCAGGAAATACAAGATGTATCTGGATCCCACAAGCCCTTAACACCAGAGAAGCCTAGAAAACAAGAACCTCCTCCTTCGCTGCAGCTGACGCCCCCTTTGAGCCCTGACACAAACAGTTTACACAAGGTGCCGACGCCAGTCAAAAAAGGGCAACCTAGCCTCTCTGTGGACACTGTCTTCTCTGACACAGCATCAGACCAAGTCATTAGCAATGGTCAGCCAGAAAAGCCACCCTTTCAGGACAAGTTGCATATCTACTCAGGGTCCACCCATCAGCCTTGGCTTGTTGCCGCAGTCCACGGAGACGCAGCTGAATCTGACATGAAATCCCAGACACCTGAAACCCCTCTGGGCAACACCAACAAGGAGAAGCCACCGGTAACCTTAAAGAAACCCAAACTATCTCTGATTGTCCCCCTGCCGGACCACGCCCAGCCAGTCTCAGGAGAAGAGAAGGTCCACTCCAGTAAGGCAGATGTCACACAGGCACTAAGTCCTCAAAACGGAGTTTCCATTACAACCCAGAATGACGAACTAGACAATGGCCCATTGAGGCAGGTCAATAGCGAAGAGGAAACAGACTCTGGAAGCTCCATGCCCGTGGCACAGACGTCTGAGGCCTTCAGTCTGTCCGAGGAGAGCAGGGATGTGCTCCAGTCCCCCGACGACCAGGAGGACGAGCAGACCCTCTCAGATGACAAGAACAATTCAGACGGCGATGGAGCCAGCAGCACCACAGGGTCCATCAGCTCCAAAGACGAAGAAAATG GTGAGGTGTTTGAGTCAAATGCTGGCCAGTCCTCACCTGTGCCCTCCTGTAGTGGAGACGTGCCGGATGAGATGGTGACACCAACACGACCCAGGACGACGGAGGATCTGTTTGCAGCCATTCACAG ATCCAAAAGGAAAGTGCTGGGGAGGAAGGAGTCTGAAGAGGAGCGTTCCCGAGGCCACTCCCCGTCTCCCCCGGTCACCCCCACGGGAGGATCCCCAGCCCTGACCTCTCTGTCGCGGCAGCCCGGCTCCATCCAGCGCAGCGTCCGCAAGTCGGCCACCAGCAGCGACACCTTCAAGGCCCTGCTGCTGAAGAAGGGCAGTCGCTCCGAGACCAGCTTCCGCATGTCAGCCACCGAGATGCTCCGGTGCACCGACCCGCGCTTCCAGAGGTCCAACTCCGACTCGGCCGCGGAGATGCCCGACAGCCCGGGGCCTGGTGGCTCCCCCGGCCGGGGCAAGAGATCCCAGGAGGAGTGGGCCAGGAGCGAGGGGCTGCTCCCCCGGCTCTCCTCGGCCTCCTTCTCCAGCACCAAGTACGGCCGCTCCCGCACCCCCCCCTCGGCCGCCAGCAGCAAGTACAACGCCCGCAACCGCATCTCCAGCAGCCCCATGACGGTCATCTGCGAGAAGGAGGGCGAGCACTCGGAGGCTGCGGACCCCGGCTACCCCACCAACGTCAACGGGGCGGCCCGGCCGGAGGAGCCGTCTCCGGAGCGCAGGACAGCAGAGCAGCTCGATCCCACCCCTGTGACCCACAATGACTCGCCCTGCCAGGCTCAGGACTCCAACGGCACTTTATGCGAGGAGGGCAACAGTTAA
- the nhsl1b gene encoding NHS-like protein 1 isoform X5, whose translation MFCLKAVSNLDDESKWTVHYTAPWHQQENVFLPTHRPACVEDLHRQAKVNLKTVLRECDKLRKDGFRSSQYYSQGPTFSTSNLSDSSLPDHEDNDKKSTVSSTEEEKLIYSMRPKTPLLGDVLDINVQAASWSKSLPLPTPEEKMRQQAQAVQADIIPINVTGETFDRQASIRRSLVNTDTVVRRPKKVKRRKTITGVPDNIQKELAGKGSSDFTRGHSMYIPGQYSTLGRIGSGHPSMRRSETRDSSCQTEELKIVPPSVRRIRAQKGQGIAAQMANFPSSSGSISTVSDSAGVIFVPQLNRDQRFHSLPRPGARVSLQSTDPPYSAACRPEDMSSSTLPRQIGKLQADETVVHLRNTPNTGTLPRPKSQEVRSFQNDVGTSPACVVSPHATYSTTVIPNATLPASAEIITLHTAQSSGQSNSQLKSISLYAADRPLSATGIKNQPAMKEEQQPSFTPATTPSRCDSAVSLSTGNNTETESQCSTLDGGRRCSIRDTRSESSYSDGSYQSRSTIPADQWIYDTPEDVLPKKPLTSSCSTPINHIYSSLERSSSKTDTSSLYSMDNDGYYTSMHIDSGLKARSHNGINITGRLRHSMYECRDHQSQDDRTSLHSDKSLSRSISLKKSKKPPLPPARTDSLRRKPGKKSNGPILNETLIATLQQSLQLGLKGKSGSSPSQSPSSDYDDPWVLRSRSQSSSVSAGSCGASAAGINVYSLCAVTPSQSETSSLRSEYDHWGYYMDYSAAPGDQLRPAGTSSACADPAPGEFSTRLPHSSQISLPQAQDTSVKPKTASSPDKVHRVTSPSSGYSSQSNTPTAGTPVPAFLRSMSPAGGRSKPKVPERKSSLLSVSSSSTSLSSNTSDTANNPPPHLPPPLPAPDLPTPTVPAPKTTGTPPSPPPPPHLPFPPTPLLSACTAPEHFPPPPAPLLLPQSPPPYSASYGFPPPPPEALLDFSTSLTHSPPPPPPPPLPSFALPPPPPPAPPLPSMVPPPAPPLNLKGLKDAMKPATASSMDSSLTMGKRPSSNQPGEAGKSLMPLITPKALQMVQLRSIKKPEKLETIPCDPQEIQDVSGSHKPLTPEKPRKQEPPPSLQLTPPLSPDTNSLHKVPTPVKKGQPSLSVDTVFSDTASDQVISNGQPEKPPFQDKLHIYSGSTHQPWLVAAVHGDAAESDMKSQTPETPLGNTNKEKPPVTLKKPKLSLIVPLPDHAQPVSGEEKVHSSKADVTQALSPQNGVSITTQNDELDNGPLRQVNSEEETDSGSSMPVAQTSEAFSLSEESRDVLQSPDDQEDEQTLSDDKNNSDGDGASSTTGSISSKDEENGEVFESNAGQSSPVPSCSGDVPDEMVTPTRPRTTEDLFAAIHRSKRKVLGRKESEEERSRGHSPSPPVTPTGGSPALTSLSRQPGSIQRSVRKSATSSDTFKALLLKKGSRSETSFRMSATEMLRCTDPRFQRSNSDSAAEMPDSPGPGGSPGRGKRSQEEWARSEGLLPRLSSASFSSTKYGRSRTPPSAASSKYNARNRISSSPMTVICEKEGEHSEAADPGYPTNVNGAARPEEPSPERRTAEQLDPTPVTHNDSPCQAQDSNGTLCEEGNS comes from the exons CGGTGTCTAACCTGGATGATGAGAGCAAGTGGACAGTGCACTACACAGCCCCCTGGCACCAGCAGGAGAACGTCTTCTTGCCCACCCACAGGCCGGCCTGCGTGGAGGACCTGCATCGGCAGGCCAAGGTCAACCTTAAGACCGTGCTGAGAG AATGTGACAAGTTACGAAAGGATGGCTTCCGCAGCTCCCAGTACTACTCCCAGGGACCCACCTTCTCCACCTCCAATCTGTCGGACAGCAGTCTCCCAGACCATGAGGACAACGACAAGAAG TCCACAGTATCGTCCACTGAAGAGGAGAAGTTGATTTATTCCATGAGGCCCAAAACCCCTCTGCTGGGAGACGTGCTCGACATCAATGTGCAGGCGGCCAGCTGGAGCAAGTCCCTGCCACTGCCCACTCCGGAGGAAAAGATGCGTCAGCAGGCCCAGGCGGTACAGGCTGACATCATCCCCATCAACGTGACAG GAGAGACCTTTGACCGCCAGGCCAGCATCCGGCGGTCATTAGTTAACACTGACACTGTGGTAAGACGTCCGAAGAAAGTCAAAAGGAGAAAGACAATTACAGGGGTCCCTGACAACATCCAAAAGGAACTAG CAGGGAAAGGAAGCAGTGATTTCACTCGAGGTCACTCCATGTATATCCCGGGTCAATACTCTACGTTGGGGAGAATCGGGAGTGGACACCCTTCCATGCGCAGGTCTGAGACGAGGGACTCCAGCTGCCAGACAGAGGAGTTGAAAATTGTGCCTCCGTCTGTGAGGAGGATCCGGGCACAGAAGGGACAGGGCATTGCTGCCCAGATGGCCAACTTTCCCAGTTCTTCGGGAAGCATCTCCACCGTCAGCGACAGTGCTGGAGTGATCTTCGTCCCACAGCTGAACAGAGACCAGCGCTTCCATAGTCTGCCTAGACCGGGAGCGCGGGTGTCGCTGCAGTCGACTGACCCACCCTACAGTGCGGCCTGCAGGCCTGAGGACATGTCCTCGAGCACCTTGCCTCGGCAAATCGGCAAACTGCAGGCAGACGAAACTGTGGTCCATCTCCGCAACACTCCCAATACTGGGACGCTGCCCAGGCCCAAGTCCCAGGAAGTACGAAGCTTCCAAAACGATGTAGGCACAAGTCCGGCCTGTGTGGTCTCCCCTCACGCCACCTACTCCACCACAGTCATCCCCAACGCTACGCTCCCGGCGTCAGCGGAGATCATCACCCTTCACACGGCGCAGAGCTCGGGACAATCAAACAGCCAGTTGAAGTCAATCTCCCTGTACGCAGCAGACCGGCCTCTCAGCGCCACAGGCATCAAGAACCAGCCGGCCATGAAGGAGGAGCAGCAGCCTTCCTTCACGCCCGCGACGACTCCCTCTCGCTGCGACTCAGCCGTGTCCCTGAGCACCGGCAATAACACGGAGACAGAGTCCCAGTGCAGCACTCTGGATGGAGGGAGACGCTGCAGCATCAGAGACACACGGAGCGAGTCCAGCTACTCAGATGGCAGCTATCAGAGCAGAAGCACGATTCCTGCCGATCAGTGGATTTACGACACACCTGAGGACGTCCTGCCAAAGAAGCCCCTCACCTCCAGCTGCTCCACTCCTATCAACCACATCTACAGCAGCCTGGAGAGAAGCTCCAGTAAGACAGACACCAGCTCCCTGTACTCCATGGACAACGACGGCTACTACACCTCCATGCACATTGACTCGGGCCTCAAGGCCAGGAGCCACAACGGCATCAACATCACGGGCCGCCTGAGACACAGCATGTACGAGTGCAGGGACCATCAGAGCCAGGATGACCGGACCAGCCTGCACAGCGACAAGTCTCTGTCACGCAGCATCTCTCTGAAGAAGTCCAAGAAGCCCCCCCTGCCTCCCGCCAGGACGGACTCCCTGAGACGCAAGCCGGGCAAGAAGTCCAATGGACCGATCCTGAATGAGACCCTGATCGCCACCCTgcagcagtccctgcagctcgGCCTGAAGGGGAAGAGCGGCTCCTCGCCCTCGCAGAGCCCCTCCAGCGATTACGATGACCCCTGGGTGCTGCGCTCTCGCAGCCAGAGCAGCAGCGTCAGCGCCGGCAGCTGCGGCGCATCGGCCGCCGGGATCAACGTGTACTCCCTGTGCGCCGTCACTCCCTCCCAGAGTGAGACCAGCAGCCTGCGCTCGGAGTACGAccactggggctactacatggACTACAGCGCGGCACCGGGTGACCAGCTGAGACCCGCAGGCACCTCCTCTGCCTGCGCTGATCCAGCACCAGGAGAGTTCAGTACCAGATTACCCCACAGCTCACAGATTTCTCTACCACAAGCACAAGACACCTCGGTCAAGCCAAAGACAGCCTCCTCCCCTGATAAGGTGCACAGAGTGACCTCTCCCTCGAGTGGCTACTCCAGCCAGTCCAACACGCCCACCGCCGGCACCCCTGTGCCCGCCTTCCTGAGGTCCATGTCCCCAGCCGGCGGGAGGTCCAAGCCCAAAGTGCCCGAGAGGAAGTCCTCCCTCTTGTCCGTTTCTTCCTCTTCCACTTCTTTGTCGTCGAACACTTCGGACACGGCAAACAACCCACCCCCGCACCTGCCTCCACCGCTGCCTGCGCCCGACCTGCCCACCCCCACAGTTCCTGCCCCCAAAACCACTGGCACACCTCCCTCCCCACCGCCGCCCCCTCACCTGCCATTTCCCCCAACCCCTCTCCTGTCTGCCTGTACTGCACCAGAGCATTTCCCTCCCCCGCCAGCCCCACTGCTGCTGCCTCAGAGCCCGCCCCCTTACAGCGCATCTTACGGCTTCCCTCCTCCGCCCCCTGAAGCTCTGTTAGACTTTTCAACCAGTTTGACCCACagtccacctcctcctcctcctcctcccttgccATCCTTTGCCCTcccaccaccacctcctcctGCTCCACCATTACCTTCCATGGTCCCACCACCAGCCCCACCGCTCAACCTTAAAGGCCTTAAAGACGCTATGAAACCTGCAACAGCTTCTAGCATGGACAGTTCTCTCACAATGGGTAAAAGACCCTCCTCCAATCAACCAGGAGAAGCTGGAAAATCTCTAATGCCTCTGATTACCCCTAAAGCCCTGCAGATGGTGCAGCTGAGGTCTATCAAGAAGCCTGAAAAATTGGAAACAATCCCTTGCGATCCTCAGGAAATACAAGATGTATCTGGATCCCACAAGCCCTTAACACCAGAGAAGCCTAGAAAACAAGAACCTCCTCCTTCGCTGCAGCTGACGCCCCCTTTGAGCCCTGACACAAACAGTTTACACAAGGTGCCGACGCCAGTCAAAAAAGGGCAACCTAGCCTCTCTGTGGACACTGTCTTCTCTGACACAGCATCAGACCAAGTCATTAGCAATGGTCAGCCAGAAAAGCCACCCTTTCAGGACAAGTTGCATATCTACTCAGGGTCCACCCATCAGCCTTGGCTTGTTGCCGCAGTCCACGGAGACGCAGCTGAATCTGACATGAAATCCCAGACACCTGAAACCCCTCTGGGCAACACCAACAAGGAGAAGCCACCGGTAACCTTAAAGAAACCCAAACTATCTCTGATTGTCCCCCTGCCGGACCACGCCCAGCCAGTCTCAGGAGAAGAGAAGGTCCACTCCAGTAAGGCAGATGTCACACAGGCACTAAGTCCTCAAAACGGAGTTTCCATTACAACCCAGAATGACGAACTAGACAATGGCCCATTGAGGCAGGTCAATAGCGAAGAGGAAACAGACTCTGGAAGCTCCATGCCCGTGGCACAGACGTCTGAGGCCTTCAGTCTGTCCGAGGAGAGCAGGGATGTGCTCCAGTCCCCCGACGACCAGGAGGACGAGCAGACCCTCTCAGATGACAAGAACAATTCAGACGGCGATGGAGCCAGCAGCACCACAGGGTCCATCAGCTCCAAAGACGAAGAAAATG GTGAGGTGTTTGAGTCAAATGCTGGCCAGTCCTCACCTGTGCCCTCCTGTAGTGGAGACGTGCCGGATGAGATGGTGACACCAACACGACCCAGGACGACGGAGGATCTGTTTGCAGCCATTCACAG ATCCAAAAGGAAAGTGCTGGGGAGGAAGGAGTCTGAAGAGGAGCGTTCCCGAGGCCACTCCCCGTCTCCCCCGGTCACCCCCACGGGAGGATCCCCAGCCCTGACCTCTCTGTCGCGGCAGCCCGGCTCCATCCAGCGCAGCGTCCGCAAGTCGGCCACCAGCAGCGACACCTTCAAGGCCCTGCTGCTGAAGAAGGGCAGTCGCTCCGAGACCAGCTTCCGCATGTCAGCCACCGAGATGCTCCGGTGCACCGACCCGCGCTTCCAGAGGTCCAACTCCGACTCGGCCGCGGAGATGCCCGACAGCCCGGGGCCTGGTGGCTCCCCCGGCCGGGGCAAGAGATCCCAGGAGGAGTGGGCCAGGAGCGAGGGGCTGCTCCCCCGGCTCTCCTCGGCCTCCTTCTCCAGCACCAAGTACGGCCGCTCCCGCACCCCCCCCTCGGCCGCCAGCAGCAAGTACAACGCCCGCAACCGCATCTCCAGCAGCCCCATGACGGTCATCTGCGAGAAGGAGGGCGAGCACTCGGAGGCTGCGGACCCCGGCTACCCCACCAACGTCAACGGGGCGGCCCGGCCGGAGGAGCCGTCTCCGGAGCGCAGGACAGCAGAGCAGCTCGATCCCACCCCTGTGACCCACAATGACTCGCCCTGCCAGGCTCAGGACTCCAACGGCACTTTATGCGAGGAGGGCAACAGTTAA